Proteins encoded together in one Rhizobacter sp. J219 window:
- a CDS encoding serine/threonine-protein kinase, whose translation MDFGPTTQQFDSVYTLDALPAGTRLGGYQIIEVLGRGGFGIVYLALDSSLQRQVAIKEYFPAELAMRCDDGQVWMKPGADPAAYGAGMKAFLNEAKMLARFDHPSLARVHTFWEENRSAYMVMPYYEGRTLGDVLAEMSGPPDEAWLRSLLAPLLSALSTLHNAQCLHLDISPDNILVLADGRPVLLDFGVASRLATDKTMPLTALLNPAYAPIEQYSESANLQQGPWSDIYALAGVLHFAIAGVPPARATVRAVEDPQRPLAETVAARAQQFPGLSYSSTFLAAIDKALAVRPRDRPRGAAEFSLLLDHAPPPAPAPAPHAAPHTAGHGPDAFDFAAATGGRPRGAGPAAPEAWLAAEPMDAPPRPTRSRAPMWIASLALVGLAAAGWTWLQRQPSFATITVGDLPPAVVAIPQPVAEGASAVTPLPAEPTATGPAASAVAPAASAAASAAVVAQATPAAAPPASAAATASAPAPAPARQATAARPAPAKAERVAKAAAPRVPPTLPATEAAAADEAPKAAPEREAEPPPAPARKPPPKSTASALPPEPATPRAACGNRSNFALVYCMQQQCKRWKFNTHPQCLELERRGEL comes from the coding sequence ATGGATTTCGGACCCACGACGCAACAGTTCGACTCTGTGTACACACTCGACGCACTGCCCGCCGGCACGCGGCTGGGGGGCTACCAGATCATCGAAGTGCTGGGCCGGGGTGGCTTCGGCATCGTTTACCTGGCGCTCGACTCGTCGCTGCAGCGACAGGTGGCGATCAAGGAATATTTCCCGGCCGAACTCGCCATGCGCTGCGACGACGGGCAAGTTTGGATGAAGCCCGGCGCCGACCCGGCAGCCTACGGCGCGGGCATGAAGGCCTTCCTCAACGAAGCCAAGATGCTGGCGCGCTTCGACCACCCGTCGCTCGCCCGCGTGCACACCTTCTGGGAGGAAAACCGCAGCGCCTACATGGTGATGCCGTACTACGAGGGTCGCACGCTCGGCGACGTGCTCGCCGAGATGAGCGGGCCGCCCGACGAGGCCTGGCTGCGCTCGCTGCTCGCCCCGCTGCTCAGCGCGCTCAGCACCTTGCACAACGCGCAGTGCCTGCACCTGGACATCTCGCCCGACAACATCCTCGTGCTCGCCGACGGCCGCCCGGTGCTGCTCGACTTCGGCGTGGCCAGCCGCCTCGCCACCGACAAGACGATGCCGCTCACCGCGCTGCTCAACCCGGCCTATGCGCCGATCGAGCAATACAGCGAGTCGGCCAACCTGCAGCAAGGGCCGTGGAGCGACATCTACGCGCTGGCCGGCGTGCTGCATTTCGCCATCGCCGGAGTGCCCCCCGCACGCGCCACGGTGCGCGCGGTGGAAGACCCGCAGCGCCCGCTTGCCGAAACGGTGGCCGCGCGCGCGCAGCAGTTCCCCGGGCTCAGCTACAGCAGCACCTTCCTCGCCGCCATCGACAAGGCCCTGGCGGTGCGCCCTCGCGACCGGCCGCGCGGTGCGGCCGAGTTCTCGCTGCTGCTCGACCATGCGCCGCCGCCGGCCCCGGCGCCGGCACCCCACGCGGCGCCGCACACCGCGGGTCATGGCCCGGATGCCTTTGACTTCGCCGCGGCGACCGGCGGCCGCCCGCGCGGCGCCGGCCCCGCCGCACCCGAGGCGTGGCTCGCCGCCGAACCGATGGACGCGCCACCCCGCCCCACGCGCAGCCGCGCGCCGATGTGGATCGCGAGCCTCGCACTCGTGGGCCTCGCGGCCGCCGGGTGGACGTGGCTGCAGCGGCAGCCCTCATTTGCCACCATCACGGTGGGCGACCTGCCGCCGGCCGTGGTGGCCATCCCGCAGCCGGTGGCCGAAGGCGCGAGCGCGGTGACCCCCTTGCCCGCCGAGCCGACCGCGACAGGCCCTGCTGCCTCGGCAGTGGCCCCGGCAGCAAGTGCAGCGGCCTCTGCTGCTGTGGTGGCGCAGGCGACGCCTGCAGCCGCCCCGCCGGCCTCGGCAGCGGCAACGGCAAGTGCACCCGCGCCAGCCCCAGCCAGGCAGGCCACCGCCGCACGGCCCGCGCCGGCCAAGGCCGAACGCGTGGCCAAGGCCGCAGCACCGCGCGTGCCGCCCACCTTGCCGGCCACGGAAGCAGCGGCCGCCGATGAGGCACCCAAAGCGGCCCCAGAGCGCGAAGCCGAGCCTCCACCCGCACCGGCGCGCAAGCCGCCACCGAAGAGCACCGCATCGGCCTTGCCGCCCGAACCGGCCACGCCGCGGGCTGCCTGCGGCAACCGCAGCAACTTCGCACTCGTCTACTGCATGCAGCAGCAATGCAAGCGCTGGAAGTTCAACACCCACCCCCAATGCCTCGAACTCGAGCGCCGCGGCGAACTCTGA
- a CDS encoding VOC family protein, with the protein MGVQLAKQAIDLGIVTTNGPAMLAFYRDVLGFKYLREMPAAGGVMHQMQCGDSVIKLVVMPQLPLTAAPGGIQGAAGYRYWTMTVSNLTEIVQACVDAGAKVAVKERELRPGVKIAIVEDPDGNWVEFLALG; encoded by the coding sequence ATGGGCGTTCAACTCGCCAAGCAGGCCATCGATCTGGGCATCGTCACCACCAACGGCCCGGCGATGCTCGCGTTCTACCGCGACGTGCTGGGCTTCAAGTACCTGCGCGAAATGCCCGCGGCGGGCGGCGTGATGCACCAGATGCAGTGCGGCGACAGCGTGATCAAGCTGGTGGTGATGCCCCAGCTGCCGTTGACGGCCGCGCCGGGTGGCATCCAGGGAGCAGCTGGCTACCGCTACTGGACGATGACCGTCTCCAACCTCACCGAGATCGTGCAGGCCTGCGTCGATGCCGGTGCCAAGGTCGCGGTGAAGGAACGCGAACTGCGCCCGGGCGTGAAGATCGCCATCGTCGAGGACCCGGACGGCAACTGGGTCGAGTTCCTGGCGCTCGGCTGA
- a CDS encoding ABC transporter ATP-binding protein, which yields MFRFFERLVQPFPQAEPITPPDTFAAFLWACTRGLRPYLFAMMLLSASIGAFEAWLFAMMGAIVDWLAKVAPAQLWAQEGERLLALSAVLIGSIVLVWFQTALKHLALGGHFPMLLRWNFHRLMLGQSMGFYQDEFAGRVATKVMQTALAVRDAWFIACDLLVFVVIYFVTLLAVMGSFALWMLLPIVGWMGLYLLALLYYVPRLGRVAQEQADARSLMTGRITDAYTNIATVKLFSHAGREAGYARSAMQEFLSTVKVQMRLVASFETVNHTLSVLLILGTAGASLWLWTRGEVGVGAVAAATAMALRLNGISHWVMWEMATLFEHVGTVQDGMTTLSRHRAVVDAPGAVPLVVSRGELRFDKVGFSYGAGPQGRQVVDGLSLHIRPGEKIGLVGRSGAGKSTIVNLLLRFYDVGSGRILIDGQDIAKVTQDSLRAQIGMVTQDTSLLHRSVRDNILYGRPEAGDEAMLAAARRAEAHEFIEGLADAKGRRGYDAHVGERGVKLSGGQRQRIAIARVMLKDAPILLLDEATSALDSEVETAIQASLYKLMEGKTVVAIAHRLSTIAAMDRLIVLDRGRVVEEGDHRSLLAQGGLYARLWAHQSGGFLGEEVGDEAEPVEA from the coding sequence TTGTTTCGCTTCTTCGAGCGTCTCGTGCAGCCGTTTCCGCAGGCCGAGCCGATCACGCCGCCCGACACCTTCGCGGCTTTCCTGTGGGCCTGCACAAGAGGGCTGCGGCCGTATCTCTTCGCGATGATGCTGCTGTCGGCCAGCATCGGGGCCTTCGAGGCCTGGCTCTTCGCGATGATGGGCGCCATCGTCGACTGGCTGGCGAAGGTCGCGCCGGCCCAGCTGTGGGCGCAGGAGGGCGAGCGCCTGCTCGCGCTTTCTGCCGTGCTCATCGGCAGCATCGTGCTGGTGTGGTTCCAGACGGCGCTCAAGCACCTCGCGCTCGGTGGCCACTTTCCGATGCTGCTGCGCTGGAACTTCCACCGCCTGATGCTCGGCCAGAGCATGGGCTTCTACCAGGACGAGTTCGCCGGCCGTGTGGCCACCAAGGTGATGCAGACGGCACTCGCCGTGCGCGATGCGTGGTTCATCGCCTGCGACCTGCTGGTCTTCGTCGTCATCTACTTCGTGACGTTGCTGGCGGTGATGGGCAGCTTCGCGCTGTGGATGCTGCTGCCCATCGTCGGGTGGATGGGCTTGTACCTGCTGGCGCTGCTGTACTACGTGCCGCGGCTCGGCCGCGTGGCACAGGAGCAGGCCGATGCGCGCTCGCTGATGACCGGGCGCATCACCGATGCCTACACCAACATCGCCACCGTCAAGCTCTTCTCGCACGCCGGCCGCGAGGCGGGGTATGCGCGCAGCGCGATGCAGGAGTTCCTGTCCACGGTGAAGGTGCAGATGCGCCTGGTGGCCTCGTTCGAGACGGTGAACCACACGCTGTCGGTGCTCTTGATCCTCGGCACCGCCGGGGCCTCCCTCTGGCTATGGACGCGCGGCGAGGTGGGCGTGGGTGCGGTCGCGGCAGCCACCGCGATGGCCCTGCGACTGAACGGCATCTCGCACTGGGTGATGTGGGAGATGGCCACGCTCTTCGAACACGTGGGCACGGTGCAGGACGGCATGACCACGCTCTCGCGCCACCGCGCGGTGGTCGATGCGCCGGGGGCCGTGCCACTCGTCGTCTCGCGCGGTGAGCTGCGTTTCGACAAGGTCGGCTTCTCGTACGGCGCCGGCCCGCAGGGGCGGCAGGTGGTGGACGGCCTCTCGCTGCACATCCGCCCCGGCGAGAAGATCGGCCTCGTGGGCCGCTCGGGTGCGGGCAAGTCGACGATCGTCAACCTGCTGCTGCGCTTCTACGACGTGGGCTCGGGCCGCATCCTCATCGACGGACAGGACATCGCGAAGGTCACGCAGGACAGCCTGCGCGCGCAGATCGGCATGGTCACGCAAGACACCTCGCTGCTGCACCGCTCGGTGCGCGACAACATCCTCTACGGCCGCCCCGAGGCGGGCGACGAGGCGATGCTCGCGGCGGCCCGGCGGGCCGAGGCCCACGAGTTCATCGAGGGCCTGGCCGATGCCAAGGGCCGCCGTGGCTACGACGCCCACGTGGGCGAGCGCGGTGTCAAGCTCTCGGGTGGCCAGCGCCAGCGCATCGCGATTGCGCGGGTGATGCTGAAAGACGCCCCCATCCTGCTGCTCGACGAGGCGACGAGTGCGCTCGACTCCGAGGTCGAGACGGCCATCCAGGCGAGCCTCTACAAGCTGATGGAAGGCAAGACGGTGGTGGCCATCGCGCACCGCCTCTCCACCATCGCCGCGATGGACCGCCTCATCGTGCTCGACCGTGGCCGCGTGGTGGAAGAGGGCGACCACCGCAGCCTGCTTGCGCAGGGCGGGCTCTACGCGCGCCTGTGGGCGCACCAGAGCGGCGGCTTTCTCGGCGAAGAGGTGGGCGACGAGGCGGAGCCGGTGGAGGCCTGA
- a CDS encoding GGDEF domain-containing protein yields the protein MSRSLLARAVDLVLTTEPRARYRLGIWLTSVTTYLIYTGILWVQVALGYTPVVVASALTAATASVNVFLYFGVRHQWGPRWDRSLGGIQLLIGIVFMWLCYATAGPAAPATVIVVASHIVYAMFAMPPRQVWQLVGLSLGGLAATMAVSHRLQPGHYPPGELLVSFLYAALVVVLIARLAAIVARMNEGLRSKSRELESALERVRHLATRDDLTQVHNRRHITELMGIEQQRHERSGSPLCVALLDIDLFKAVNDNHGHQAGDEVLRRFAQTAQQALRSSDLLGRWGGEEFIVVFPSTSIDEASVALQRVREQLIAADFSQVAAGLRVTFSAGLVRIEPGERLEQALERADQAMYRAKTGGRDCVEADAPATASGYIARRA from the coding sequence ATGTCCCGATCCCTGCTGGCCCGCGCCGTCGACCTGGTGCTCACCACCGAGCCCCGGGCACGCTACCGCCTGGGCATCTGGCTCACATCGGTCACCACCTACCTGATCTACACCGGCATCCTTTGGGTGCAGGTGGCGCTCGGCTACACGCCGGTGGTCGTGGCTTCGGCGCTGACAGCTGCAACCGCCTCCGTCAACGTCTTCCTGTACTTCGGCGTGCGCCACCAGTGGGGCCCGCGGTGGGACCGCTCGCTGGGAGGCATCCAGCTGCTGATCGGCATCGTCTTCATGTGGTTGTGCTACGCCACGGCGGGGCCCGCGGCGCCGGCGACCGTGATCGTGGTGGCGAGCCACATCGTCTATGCAATGTTTGCGATGCCGCCGCGCCAGGTGTGGCAGCTGGTCGGGCTGTCGCTCGGCGGGCTGGCCGCGACGATGGCCGTGAGCCACCGCCTGCAGCCGGGCCACTACCCGCCCGGCGAGCTGCTGGTGTCGTTTCTCTACGCCGCGCTCGTGGTGGTGCTCATCGCGCGGCTGGCGGCCATCGTCGCGCGCATGAACGAAGGCCTGCGCAGCAAGAGCCGCGAGCTCGAATCGGCGCTGGAGCGGGTGCGCCACCTCGCCACACGCGACGATCTCACCCAGGTGCACAACCGCCGCCACATCACCGAGCTGATGGGCATCGAGCAGCAGCGGCACGAGCGCAGCGGCAGCCCGCTCTGCGTGGCCCTGCTCGACATCGACCTCTTCAAGGCGGTGAACGACAACCACGGCCACCAGGCCGGCGACGAGGTGCTGCGCCGCTTCGCCCAGACGGCCCAGCAGGCCCTGCGCAGCAGCGACCTGCTGGGCCGCTGGGGCGGTGAAGAGTTCATCGTGGTGTTTCCCAGCACCTCGATCGACGAGGCGTCCGTGGCGCTGCAGCGGGTGCGCGAGCAGCTGATCGCGGCCGACTTTTCGCAGGTGGCCGCAGGCCTGCGGGTCACGTTCTCGGCCGGCCTGGTGCGCATCGAGCCCGGCGAGCGCCTCGAGCAGGCCCTGGAGCGCGCCGACCAGGCGATGTACCGGGCCAAGACCGGTGGACGCGACTGCGTGGAGGCCGATGCGCCGGCCACCGCGAGCGGCTACATCGCGCGGCGGGCCTGA
- a CDS encoding DUF808 domain-containing protein translates to MASSLLALLDDIATVLDDVSILTKVAAKKTSGVLGDDLALNAQQVSGVSADREIPVVWAVAKGSFINKLILVPLALLISVFAPWAVTPLLMVGGIFLCFEGVEKLAHKFLHSKAEDDAHHAELTRALADPAVDLVAIEKDKIKGAIRTDFILSAEIIAITLGTVATNSLLIQSAVLSGIAIIMTVGVYGLVAGIVKLDDLGLYLTRKANAAARGIGAGILKTAPYLMKFLSIAGTAAMFLVGGGILTHGIPALHHAIEGITQGLGGVGTVLVSSLLDALVGVIAGALALAVWSLIQKLRGKKAHA, encoded by the coding sequence ATGGCCTCCAGCCTGCTTGCCCTGCTCGACGACATCGCGACCGTCCTCGATGACGTGTCGATCCTGACCAAGGTTGCCGCGAAGAAGACGAGCGGCGTGCTGGGCGACGACCTTGCGCTCAACGCGCAGCAGGTGTCCGGCGTGAGCGCCGACCGCGAGATCCCGGTCGTGTGGGCGGTGGCCAAGGGCTCGTTCATCAACAAGCTGATCCTGGTGCCGCTCGCGCTCTTGATCAGCGTCTTCGCCCCGTGGGCGGTGACGCCGCTCTTAATGGTCGGCGGCATCTTCCTTTGCTTCGAAGGGGTGGAGAAGCTCGCGCACAAGTTCCTGCACAGCAAGGCAGAAGACGATGCCCACCACGCCGAGCTGACCCGCGCGCTGGCCGATCCGGCCGTCGACCTGGTGGCCATCGAGAAGGACAAGATCAAGGGCGCCATCCGCACCGACTTCATCCTCTCGGCCGAGATCATCGCGATCACGCTCGGCACGGTGGCGACCAACAGCCTGCTGATCCAGTCGGCCGTGCTGTCGGGCATCGCGATCATCATGACGGTCGGCGTCTACGGGCTGGTGGCCGGCATCGTGAAGCTCGACGACCTGGGCCTTTACCTCACCCGCAAGGCCAACGCGGCGGCACGCGGCATCGGCGCCGGCATCCTGAAGACGGCGCCCTACCTGATGAAGTTCCTGAGCATCGCCGGCACCGCGGCGATGTTCCTCGTGGGCGGTGGCATCCTGACCCACGGCATCCCGGCACTGCACCATGCGATCGAAGGGATCACCCAGGGCCTGGGTGGCGTGGGCACCGTGCTGGTGTCGAGCCTGCTCGACGCGCTGGTGGGCGTGATCGCCGGGGCGCTGGCGCTGGCAGTCTGGAGCCTCATCCAGAAGCTGCGCGGCAAGAAGGCCCACGCCTGA
- a CDS encoding RluA family pseudouridine synthase, translating to MSLLPLHLDDALVVVDKPAGLPSVPGRPAELHDCMASRVQALVPGALVVHRLDMATSGLLVFARSKAAQSALGTAFAQRGVAKRYVAVVAGELADDEGEIDLPLIADWPNRPLQKVDHATGKPSVTRYRVIARETGRTRVALTPLTGRSHQLRVHLLALGHPIVGDALYAPPEIAAQSPRLLLHAHALAFAHPASGEPVSFESPVPF from the coding sequence GTGAGCCTGCTCCCCCTCCACCTGGACGACGCCCTCGTCGTCGTCGACAAGCCCGCCGGTCTGCCCTCGGTGCCCGGGCGGCCGGCCGAGCTGCACGACTGCATGGCCTCGCGGGTGCAGGCCCTGGTGCCCGGGGCGCTGGTGGTGCACCGGCTCGACATGGCCACCTCGGGCCTGCTGGTCTTCGCGCGCAGCAAGGCGGCGCAGAGTGCGCTCGGCACCGCGTTCGCGCAGCGCGGCGTGGCCAAGCGCTACGTGGCGGTGGTGGCCGGCGAACTCGCCGATGACGAAGGCGAGATCGACCTGCCGCTCATCGCCGACTGGCCCAATCGCCCGCTGCAGAAGGTCGACCACGCGACCGGCAAACCGTCCGTCACTCGCTACCGCGTGATCGCCCGCGAGACCGGCCGCACGCGTGTGGCGCTCACGCCCCTCACCGGCCGCTCGCACCAGCTGCGCGTGCACCTGCTCGCGCTCGGCCACCCCATCGTCGGCGACGCGCTCTATGCACCACCCGAGATCGCCGCGCAATCGCCGCGGCTTCTCCTGCACGCCCACGCCCTCGCCTTCGCCCACCCGGCGAGCGGCGAGCCGGTGTCGTTCGAATCGCCCGTTCCGTTCTGA
- a CDS encoding cytochrome P450 gives MNTTTAPASRVLRRIDELPGPRGLPLLGNAHQITLSRIHQDVERWAREHGPFFRVRLGKMRALVVTDHEVIAHALKDRPDGFRRTIRTSQVGAEMGLKPGVFGAEGQAWRDQRRMVMASFAPGHVRAYFPSLQRVVQRLQARWQKAMDAGRAIPLQEDLMRYTVDGVAGLAFGSDINTLESDEEVIQQHLDKIFPALFRRIFARVPYWRWVRLPRDRELDRSVAAINVAIAGFITQARARMAANPALRTQPGNLLEGMIAAADEGDSPLTDEHVAGNVVTMLLAGEDTTANTLAWMIWLLKRNPEALRLATDEVLRVAPDPAAFTPEQMASLDYLEACASETMRLKPVAPFLVLEALHDTTLGDVHVPKNTFVWCVMRHDTVSPRHFPDPLAFNPSRWLDHADPALTPTSPKRVAMPFGAGPRVCPGRYLAMLEIKMAAAMLLSSFEIEHVGTHDGREPTEKMAFSMAPVGLQMRLKPRRTA, from the coding sequence ATGAACACCACCACCGCCCCTGCGTCTCGCGTCCTTCGCCGCATCGACGAGCTGCCCGGGCCGCGCGGCCTGCCGCTCCTGGGCAACGCGCACCAGATCACACTCAGCCGCATCCACCAGGACGTGGAGCGATGGGCCCGCGAGCACGGCCCGTTCTTCCGCGTGAGGCTGGGCAAGATGCGCGCGCTGGTCGTCACCGACCACGAGGTGATTGCGCATGCGCTGAAAGACCGGCCCGACGGCTTTCGCCGCACCATCCGCACCTCGCAGGTCGGCGCCGAGATGGGCTTGAAACCCGGCGTCTTCGGTGCCGAAGGCCAGGCCTGGCGCGACCAGCGGCGCATGGTGATGGCGAGCTTCGCGCCCGGCCACGTGCGCGCGTATTTCCCGTCGCTGCAGCGCGTGGTGCAGCGGCTGCAGGCGCGCTGGCAAAAGGCGATGGACGCCGGCCGTGCGATCCCGCTGCAGGAAGACCTGATGCGCTACACCGTCGACGGCGTGGCGGGCCTCGCCTTCGGCAGCGACATCAACACGCTGGAATCCGACGAAGAGGTGATCCAGCAGCACCTCGACAAGATCTTTCCTGCGCTCTTTCGCCGCATCTTCGCGCGAGTGCCCTACTGGCGATGGGTGCGGCTGCCGCGCGACCGCGAACTCGACCGCAGCGTGGCCGCGATCAACGTCGCCATCGCCGGCTTCATCACCCAGGCACGCGCCCGCATGGCGGCCAACCCCGCGTTGCGCACGCAGCCAGGAAACCTGCTCGAAGGCATGATCGCGGCGGCCGATGAAGGCGACTCCCCGCTGACGGACGAACACGTGGCCGGCAACGTCGTCACCATGCTGCTCGCCGGCGAAGACACCACCGCCAACACACTCGCCTGGATGATCTGGCTGCTCAAGCGCAACCCGGAGGCGCTGCGCCTGGCGACCGACGAAGTGCTGCGTGTCGCGCCCGACCCCGCGGCCTTCACGCCCGAGCAGATGGCCTCGCTCGACTACCTCGAAGCCTGCGCGTCCGAAACCATGCGGCTCAAGCCGGTGGCCCCCTTCCTGGTGCTCGAAGCGCTGCACGACACCACCCTCGGCGACGTGCACGTGCCGAAGAACACCTTCGTCTGGTGCGTGATGCGGCACGACACGGTGAGCCCACGCCACTTCCCCGACCCACTCGCCTTCAACCCCTCGCGCTGGCTCGACCACGCCGACCCGGCGCTCACACCCACCTCACCCAAGCGTGTGGCCATGCCCTTCGGCGCCGGCCCACGCGTGTGCCCGGGGCGCTACCTCGCCATGCTGGAGATCAAGATGGCGGCGGCGATGCTGCTGTCGAGCTTCGAGATCGAGCACGTCGGCACGCACGACGGGCGCGAGCCAACGGAGAAGATGGCCTTCTCGATGGCACCGGTGGGCCTGCAGATGCGACTGAAGCCACGCCGCACCGCGTGA
- a CDS encoding penicillin-binding protein 1A produces MTPARKTLLRRTALIAGGALAACLLVGAATLTVLYQQLPELTMLTDYQPRQPLRVFTQDGVEIGEFGTERRYYLPIGHTPRLVQDAVLAIEDAGFREHGGVSLKGTLRAAVKNLWRASRSQGGSTITQQVARTFYLSKQKSYARKLREALLAIKIEQHLGKDQILELYLNQIYMGQRAYGFEAASQSYFGKPLTQLSVAETAMLAGVPQNPRYANPATNFERAQKRQRQVLERMLATGTITQAQHDKALAEKVRVQKGDDRAVHAEYVAEMVRQTVYAQYGEASYTMGLKVTTTLRSADQQAAWQALRRGVLDYERRQPYRGPEDEEDLPDGLAADDPAVAEALSDHRDDDELRVALVSEASPRLVVATLANGDVLRLQGEGLRMAQAALSPRANDTLRIRRGSVIRVVQTGKRWSIAQWPEVQGALVAMEPQGGRVRALVGGFDFGRAQFNHATQAWRQPGSSFKPFLYSAALEHGVMPNTQVNDAPLPADPNDTTPAWDPKNSDDQYDGPITLREALARSKNLVTIRLVQLLGPDVARSWAGRFGFDPGKHPADLTLALGSGATTPLQLAGAYSVLANGGFPVQPVVIERIVDGQGKTLFEAPAAAPDDSRRAIPARNAWLTASLLQEVTRSGTAARAQAQLQRTDLYGKTGTTNDAVDAWFAGYQPTLVAVVWMGYDTPRSLGSRESGGGLALPVWINFMRQALQGVPVQEPAVPEGVVQQDGEWVYSEWADGGQRHSIGFDEPGGPAALFPSSPTPPARARNGELIDTEPPEVRLNRP; encoded by the coding sequence ATGACCCCTGCCCGCAAGACTCTTCTCCGGCGCACCGCGCTCATCGCGGGTGGCGCGCTCGCCGCCTGCCTGCTGGTCGGCGCGGCCACGCTCACGGTGCTCTACCAGCAGTTGCCCGAGCTGACGATGCTCACCGACTACCAGCCGCGCCAGCCGCTGCGGGTGTTCACGCAGGATGGGGTGGAGATTGGCGAGTTCGGCACCGAGCGGCGCTACTACCTCCCGATCGGCCACACGCCCAGGCTCGTGCAGGACGCGGTGCTCGCGATCGAAGACGCAGGCTTTCGCGAGCATGGCGGCGTGAGCCTCAAGGGCACGCTGCGCGCCGCAGTGAAGAACCTCTGGCGTGCCTCGCGCAGCCAGGGCGGCTCGACCATCACCCAGCAGGTCGCACGCACCTTCTACCTGTCGAAGCAGAAGTCGTACGCGCGCAAGCTGCGCGAGGCGCTCCTGGCCATCAAGATCGAGCAGCACCTCGGCAAGGACCAGATCCTCGAGCTGTACCTCAACCAGATCTACATGGGCCAGCGTGCCTACGGGTTCGAGGCCGCGTCGCAGTCGTACTTCGGCAAGCCGCTCACGCAGCTCTCGGTCGCCGAGACCGCGATGCTCGCCGGCGTGCCGCAGAACCCGCGCTATGCCAACCCGGCCACCAACTTCGAGCGCGCGCAGAAGCGGCAGCGGCAGGTGCTCGAGCGCATGCTCGCCACCGGCACCATCACGCAGGCGCAGCACGACAAGGCGCTGGCCGAGAAGGTGCGGGTGCAAAAGGGCGACGACCGCGCGGTGCACGCCGAATACGTGGCCGAGATGGTGCGCCAGACCGTCTATGCGCAGTACGGCGAGGCGAGCTACACGATGGGCCTGAAGGTGACGACCACGCTGCGCTCGGCCGACCAGCAGGCCGCCTGGCAGGCCCTGCGGCGCGGCGTGCTCGACTACGAACGCCGCCAACCCTACCGCGGCCCGGAAGACGAGGAAGACCTGCCCGATGGCCTGGCCGCCGACGACCCCGCGGTGGCCGAGGCGCTGTCGGACCACCGCGACGACGACGAGCTGCGCGTGGCCCTGGTGAGCGAGGCCAGCCCGCGGCTGGTGGTGGCGACGCTCGCCAACGGCGACGTGCTGCGCCTGCAGGGCGAGGGCCTGCGCATGGCGCAGGCGGCGCTGTCGCCGCGCGCCAACGACACGCTGCGCATCCGCCGCGGCTCGGTGATCCGCGTGGTGCAGACGGGCAAGCGCTGGTCGATCGCGCAGTGGCCCGAGGTGCAGGGTGCGCTGGTCGCGATGGAGCCGCAAGGCGGCCGGGTGCGCGCGCTCGTCGGCGGCTTCGACTTCGGCCGCGCCCAGTTCAACCATGCGACGCAGGCGTGGCGACAGCCGGGGTCAAGCTTCAAGCCCTTCCTCTATTCGGCCGCGCTCGAACACGGCGTGATGCCCAACACGCAGGTCAACGACGCACCGCTGCCCGCCGACCCCAACGACACCACCCCCGCTTGGGACCCGAAGAATTCCGACGACCAGTACGACGGCCCGATCACGCTGCGCGAGGCGCTCGCGCGCTCGAAGAACCTCGTCACCATCCGCCTGGTACAGCTGCTCGGCCCCGACGTGGCGCGCTCATGGGCCGGCCGTTTCGGCTTCGACCCGGGCAAGCACCCGGCCGACCTCACGCTGGCGCTCGGCTCGGGCGCCACCACGCCGCTGCAGCTGGCCGGCGCCTACTCGGTGCTCGCCAACGGCGGCTTCCCGGTGCAGCCGGTGGTGATCGAGCGCATCGTCGATGGGCAGGGCAAGACGCTCTTCGAAGCGCCTGCCGCCGCGCCCGACGACAGCCGCCGTGCCATTCCCGCCCGCAATGCGTGGCTCACCGCCAGCCTCTTGCAGGAGGTCACGCGCAGCGGCACCGCCGCACGGGCGCAGGCCCAGCTGCAGCGCACCGACCTCTACGGCAAGACCGGCACCACCAACGACGCGGTCGATGCCTGGTTCGCCGGCTACCAGCCCACGCTCGTGGCGGTGGTGTGGATGGGCTACGACACACCGCGCAGCCTGGGCTCGCGCGAGTCGGGCGGCGGCCTCGCGCTGCCGGTGTGGATCAATTTCATGCGCCAGGCGCTGCAGGGCGTGCCGGTGCAGGAACCGGCAGTCCCTGAAGGGGTGGTGCAACAGGACGGCGAATGGGTCTACAGCGAATGGGCCGACGGCGGCCAGCGCCACAGCATCGGCTTCGACGAGCCGGGCGGCCCCGCGGCCCTCTTCCCCAGCAGCCCCACGCCGCCCGCGCGTGCGCGCAACGGCGAGCTGATCGACACCGAGCCGCCGGAAGTCAGGCTCAACCGGCCCTGA
- a CDS encoding flagellar basal body rod protein — protein sequence MNAISSIAISGMNAATTHLGVAAHNVANAVTPAFRRQQVLQQSQAGGGVTTQITQATQVGSNLAADLVQQKVALYSFKANLRTVQVEHEMLGSLIDLKA from the coding sequence ATGAACGCCATCTCCTCCATCGCGATCTCGGGCATGAACGCCGCCACGACCCACCTGGGCGTTGCGGCGCACAACGTCGCCAATGCGGTCACCCCGGCGTTTCGGCGCCAGCAGGTGCTGCAGCAGTCGCAGGCGGGTGGTGGCGTCACCACGCAGATCACGCAGGCCACCCAGGTCGGAAGCAACCTCGCCGCTGATCTGGTGCAGCAGAAGGTCGCGCTCTACAGCTTCAAGGCCAACCTGCGCACGGTGCAGGTCGAGCACGAGATGCTCGGGTCGCTGATCGACCTCAAGGCCTGA